A region from the Hypericibacter adhaerens genome encodes:
- a CDS encoding cupredoxin domain-containing protein, with translation MSIAKAAPIAAWIRAVWRLLILGLIAAAPGAAEAADSVTIEISNYSFAPMDVTIAPGTTVVWINRDESPHTIVSTDRLFGSKAMDTDDRYSFTFGTEGDYGYVCSLHPYMTGMIRVRKP, from the coding sequence ATGTCGATTGCAAAGGCGGCGCCGATCGCCGCGTGGATCCGTGCGGTATGGCGGCTCCTCATCCTGGGACTGATCGCGGCCGCTCCCGGTGCCGCGGAAGCGGCCGACAGCGTGACGATCGAGATCAGCAATTACAGCTTCGCGCCCATGGACGTGACCATCGCGCCGGGCACCACGGTCGTCTGGATCAATCGCGACGAATCCCCGCACACGATCGTTTCGACCGATCGCCTGTTCGGCTCGAAGGCGATGGACACCGACGACCGCTACAGCTTCACCTTCGGGACGGAGGGCGATTACGGTTATGTCTGCAGCCTGCATCCCTACATGACGGGCATGATCAGGGTGCGGAAACCTTGA
- a CDS encoding anti-sigma factor family protein: MDCRTASMLLQPCFDGELDEGTAASVRAHIAACADCAREMAALQALRDAMKRSVPRYTAPQSLRDRLKQPIPSAGPAAAPLRPARRFPPPWLAIAASLLLAASLGAGLAWRWGPAGPAPAASELLLHDLVSSHLRAVAASSSVDVLSSDRHTVRPWFAGKVEVAPPAIDLSAQGFELVGGRVDYVGARRVAVLVYKHGQHVIDLFVLPEDTPGMTGGEATAGAVMRQGLSLVHRRVGDVQAWAVSDLDSKELAAFGDALAGAH, translated from the coding sequence ATGGATTGTAGAACCGCCAGCATGCTGCTGCAGCCCTGTTTCGACGGCGAGCTCGACGAGGGAACGGCGGCAAGTGTCAGGGCGCATATCGCCGCTTGCGCCGACTGCGCCCGCGAGATGGCGGCGCTGCAGGCGCTGCGCGACGCGATGAAGCGATCCGTGCCGCGCTACACGGCCCCGCAGAGCCTGCGCGATCGCCTGAAGCAGCCCATCCCTTCGGCCGGGCCCGCCGCCGCGCCGCTACGGCCGGCCCGCCGCTTCCCGCCGCCCTGGCTGGCGATCGCGGCTTCCCTGCTGCTGGCGGCGAGCCTGGGTGCCGGCCTGGCATGGCGCTGGGGGCCTGCCGGTCCCGCGCCCGCCGCGAGCGAGCTCCTGCTCCACGATCTCGTCTCGAGCCATCTGCGGGCGGTCGCGGCCAGCAGCAGCGTCGATGTGCTCTCCTCCGATCGCCACACCGTGCGGCCCTGGTTCGCCGGCAAGGTGGAGGTGGCGCCGCCCGCGATCGATCTCTCGGCGCAGGGGTTCGAGCTGGTCGGCGGCCGCGTCGACTATGTCGGCGCCCGCCGCGTCGCGGTGCTGGTCTACAAGCACGGCCAGCATGTGATCGATCTCTTCGTCCTCCCGGAGGACACGCCGGGCATGACGGGAGGCGAGGCGACGGCCGGGGCGGTGATGCGCCAGGGCTTGAGCCTGGTCCATCGGCGCGTTGGCGATGTCCAGGCCTGGGCCGTCTCGGATCTCGATTCCAAGGAGCTCGCCGCCTTCGGCGACGCGCTGGCCGGCGCCCACTGA
- a CDS encoding metallophosphoesterase family protein: MDRDIAVPASPMTAAAGHGTVTSSPRSRRAALGCMAWAGTGLLWTLAGGVPCSLGLIGEARADEVPAGGFSFVQISDSHIGFNKEANPDVVGTLRRAIGAVNALESRPAFALHTGDVSHLSKPEEFGQARELLQEMKVDRIHFVPGEHDALDDGIGGYLKLFGQGSGDPGWYSFDQSGVHFVGLVNVTDFQPKSLTRLGDAQLEWLEKDLAGLSASTPVVVFAHIPLWTIYEPWGWGTADAPQALSYLKRFGSVTVLNGHIHQVIQKVEGDVSFHTAMSTAYPQPKPGEAAAPGPLKVEPGELGKLLGTRSVKVVPGSRALALVDAPLDRPA, translated from the coding sequence ATGGATCGCGATATCGCCGTGCCTGCTTCGCCGATGACGGCCGCCGCAGGTCACGGCACCGTCACATCAAGCCCGCGGTCCCGCCGCGCCGCCCTCGGTTGCATGGCCTGGGCCGGCACGGGGCTGCTCTGGACGCTGGCCGGCGGGGTGCCTTGCAGCCTCGGCCTGATCGGCGAGGCGCGTGCCGACGAGGTGCCGGCGGGCGGCTTCAGCTTCGTGCAGATCTCCGACAGCCATATCGGCTTCAACAAGGAAGCCAATCCCGACGTGGTGGGCACGCTGCGGCGCGCGATCGGAGCGGTGAACGCGCTCGAATCCCGCCCCGCCTTCGCGCTCCATACCGGCGACGTCTCGCATCTCTCGAAGCCCGAGGAGTTCGGGCAGGCGCGGGAGCTGTTGCAGGAGATGAAGGTCGATCGGATCCATTTCGTGCCGGGCGAGCATGATGCGCTCGATGACGGCATCGGCGGCTATCTCAAGCTCTTCGGCCAGGGCTCGGGCGACCCCGGCTGGTACAGCTTCGACCAGAGCGGCGTCCATTTCGTCGGGCTGGTGAACGTGACCGACTTCCAGCCGAAATCCCTGACCCGGCTGGGGGACGCGCAGCTCGAATGGCTGGAGAAGGACCTCGCGGGACTGTCGGCCAGCACGCCCGTCGTGGTTTTCGCCCATATCCCGCTCTGGACCATCTACGAGCCCTGGGGCTGGGGCACGGCCGATGCGCCGCAGGCGCTGTCCTACCTCAAGCGCTTCGGCTCGGTCACCGTGCTGAACGGCCATATCCACCAGGTGATCCAGAAGGTCGAAGGCGATGTGAGCTTCCATACCGCGATGTCCACGGCCTATCCGCAGCCGAAGCCGGGCGAGGCGGCGGCACCGGGGCCGTTGAAGGTCGAGCCGGGCGAGCTAGGAAAGCTTCTGGGCACGCGAAGCGTCAAGGTCGTTCCCGGCAGCCGCGCGCTCGCCCTGGTCGACGCGCCGCTCGATCGGCCGGCCTGA
- a CDS encoding sigma-70 family RNA polymerase sigma factor, whose translation MIPSSRSDGPNATDDKVSRIEALVLPHLDAAYNLVRWLAHSEQDAADIVHEAFLRAVRYADSFQGGNARAWWLAIVRSTYLTWVSKATGSRAPLSLEEVTKAGDEDQPADPGRSPEELAHWSQCADMLAELLAALPTGFREIILLREMEELSYREIADLLQVPVGTVMSRLARAREMLRRAWAERRAG comes from the coding sequence ATGATCCCGTCATCCCGGAGCGACGGTCCGAACGCAACCGACGACAAGGTCAGCCGCATCGAGGCGCTGGTCCTGCCGCATCTCGACGCCGCCTACAACCTGGTACGATGGCTGGCCCATAGCGAGCAGGACGCGGCCGACATCGTCCATGAGGCCTTCCTGCGCGCGGTGCGCTATGCCGACAGCTTCCAGGGCGGCAATGCCCGCGCCTGGTGGCTCGCCATCGTGCGCAGCACCTACCTGACCTGGGTCTCCAAGGCGACGGGGAGCCGCGCGCCCCTGTCGCTGGAGGAGGTGACGAAAGCCGGCGACGAGGACCAGCCCGCCGATCCCGGCCGGAGCCCCGAGGAGCTCGCCCACTGGTCGCAATGCGCGGACATGCTGGCCGAGCTGCTGGCGGCTTTGCCGACCGGCTTCCGCGAGATCATCCTGCTGCGCGAGATGGAGGAGCTCTCCTATCGGGAGATCGCGGATCTGCTGCAGGTGCCGGTGGGCACCGTCATGTCGCGTCTGGCGCGGGCCCGTGAGATGCTGAGACGGGCCTGGGCCGAGAGACGGGCGGGGTAG
- a CDS encoding mitochondrial fission ELM1 family protein, translating into MAEGQGPMERTPAGPDRPPPDLPPKVWVFKCHRAGDHAQSLALAHALGWPFVVKEMKFLPHELFYALKGKGTLAGIDRRRSSPLEPPWPDLIIMAGRQNETPAKWVRDQSSGRTRIVVIGRYWTPADELDLVVTPPQFRLRPHPHVLVNDFPLHQVTREKLDAAARLWKPRLADLPHPWIALVVGGSSGPYEFSRETARRLGREASDFARAHGGSLLVTTSPRTGRGAMEALDRAIEAPHKFYRWRPSDPDNPYLGYLALADRFIVTADSLSMLAEACETGRPVFMFEFGGGPAAMRGPRARDPRIRQWWRWSQLKDQGLWGLHYAFAIGLPPWRLNRSRDIRLAQDRFVALDRARWLGDNDPRPWHPAPLQDLDRAVARVQALLGLKPSGAESVHKAEPGPHDATDPAAAPILRRAP; encoded by the coding sequence ATGGCTGAAGGGCAGGGCCCCATGGAGCGGACGCCGGCCGGCCCCGATCGTCCGCCCCCGGACCTTCCTCCCAAGGTCTGGGTCTTCAAATGCCACCGTGCCGGCGACCACGCGCAGAGCTTGGCGCTCGCCCACGCGCTGGGCTGGCCGTTCGTGGTGAAGGAGATGAAGTTCCTCCCGCACGAGCTCTTCTATGCGCTCAAGGGCAAGGGAACGCTGGCCGGCATCGACCGCCGCCGTTCGAGCCCGCTCGAGCCGCCCTGGCCCGATCTCATCATCATGGCCGGCCGCCAGAACGAGACCCCGGCCAAATGGGTGCGCGACCAGTCGAGCGGACGCACCCGCATCGTGGTGATCGGGCGCTACTGGACGCCGGCGGACGAGCTCGACCTGGTGGTGACGCCGCCGCAGTTCCGCTTGCGCCCGCATCCCCACGTGCTGGTCAATGACTTTCCGTTGCACCAGGTCACCCGCGAGAAGCTCGATGCGGCCGCGCGCCTCTGGAAGCCGCGCCTGGCGGACCTGCCCCATCCCTGGATCGCCCTCGTCGTCGGCGGTTCCAGCGGCCCCTACGAGTTCAGCCGCGAGACCGCGCGCCGGCTCGGCCGCGAGGCCAGCGACTTCGCGCGCGCCCATGGCGGCTCGCTCCTGGTGACCACCAGTCCGCGCACGGGCCGCGGCGCCATGGAGGCGCTCGACCGCGCGATCGAGGCGCCGCATAAGTTCTACCGCTGGCGTCCATCCGATCCGGACAATCCCTATCTGGGCTATCTGGCGCTGGCCGACCGCTTCATCGTGACCGCCGACAGCCTGTCGATGCTGGCCGAGGCCTGCGAGACGGGCCGGCCCGTCTTCATGTTCGAGTTCGGCGGCGGGCCGGCGGCCATGCGGGGCCCGCGCGCGCGCGATCCCCGCATCCGCCAATGGTGGCGCTGGTCCCAGCTCAAGGACCAGGGGCTCTGGGGCCTGCACTATGCTTTCGCGATCGGCCTGCCGCCCTGGCGGCTCAACCGCAGCCGGGATATCCGGCTGGCGCAGGACCGCTTCGTCGCGCTCGACCGGGCCCGCTGGCTGGGCGATAACGATCCGCGGCCCTGGCACCCCGCCCCGCTCCAGGATCTGGATCGCGCGGTGGCGCGGGTGCAGGCGCTGCTGGGCCTCAAGCCATCCGGCGCGGAATCGGTTCACAAGGCGGAACCGGGCCCGCATGATGCGACCGATCCGGCGGCGGCACCGATATTGCGCCGCGCGCCTTAA
- a CDS encoding ABC transporter ATP-binding protein: MPKKRPHPHKRKKSRVPQILRIAAAAPPLSNFVVLLCLLASGVFEGIGIASLIPLLAAAGDPTGANQGVFGKYVSDALDYLGLPHDLLILLAILVAAMIGKAALHLLAMRQVGHAVARVGTKMRMQLVTSLLEARWSFFVREPVGRFANAIGFDAMRASEAYSAVANFMAHIIQALIYLGIAAAFSWKLAAFAFAIGVIMMLSLSRFIVTARRNARKQTKRTTTMIGRLADVLVGLKPMKAMGRQAQFAALFAKDIGAIDKAMRRQLSARHASRVLQEPIILICIGFGTYVAATFASIPLAELLVMALLLVRTVMVIGRVQEDLQAVSISESGYWSIYHAIEDAAGAKEATAIGRVPTLNRGVELRDVSMAFGSKRVVDHASFTVTAGEVTAVIGASGAGKTTLVDLILGLHQPTGGEILIDGEPLPSIDVMKWRMMVGYVPQELLLYHDTIMANVTLGEPSFTREDVERALKQAGAWGFVSALSDGIDHVVGERGGLLSGGQRQRIAMARALIHKPQLLILDEATSALDPVTEAEIVRNVRELSNDSGITVLSISHQPAWMTVADKVIRVQDGIVSEATPASLTKLAAR, encoded by the coding sequence ATGCCCAAGAAACGCCCCCATCCCCATAAGCGCAAGAAATCGCGGGTGCCGCAGATTCTGCGGATCGCCGCGGCGGCCCCGCCGCTCAGCAACTTCGTGGTCCTGCTCTGCCTGCTGGCCAGCGGCGTGTTCGAGGGCATCGGCATTGCCAGCCTCATCCCGCTGCTGGCCGCGGCCGGCGATCCGACCGGCGCCAACCAGGGCGTTTTCGGCAAATATGTCTCGGACGCCCTCGACTATCTCGGCCTTCCGCACGACCTCCTGATCCTGCTCGCCATCCTGGTCGCGGCCATGATCGGGAAGGCGGCCCTGCATCTCCTGGCCATGCGTCAGGTCGGCCATGCCGTGGCGCGGGTCGGCACCAAGATGCGGATGCAGTTGGTGACGTCGCTGCTCGAGGCCCGCTGGAGCTTCTTCGTGCGCGAGCCGGTGGGACGGTTCGCCAACGCCATCGGTTTCGACGCGATGCGCGCGAGCGAGGCCTACAGCGCGGTCGCCAACTTCATGGCCCACATCATCCAGGCGCTGATCTATCTGGGGATCGCCGCAGCCTTCTCCTGGAAGCTGGCGGCATTCGCCTTCGCGATCGGCGTGATCATGATGCTCTCGCTGAGCCGCTTCATCGTCACCGCGCGCCGCAACGCGCGCAAGCAGACCAAGCGCACCACGACCATGATCGGACGGCTGGCCGATGTCCTGGTCGGGCTGAAGCCGATGAAGGCGATGGGCCGCCAGGCCCAGTTCGCCGCCTTGTTCGCGAAGGATATCGGCGCGATCGACAAGGCCATGCGCCGTCAGCTTTCCGCGCGCCATGCCAGCCGCGTGCTGCAGGAGCCGATCATCCTGATCTGCATCGGGTTCGGCACCTATGTCGCGGCGACCTTCGCCAGCATCCCGCTGGCCGAGCTCCTGGTGATGGCGCTCCTGCTGGTGCGCACGGTCATGGTGATCGGTCGGGTCCAGGAGGACCTGCAGGCTGTCAGTATTTCCGAAAGCGGCTACTGGTCGATCTATCACGCGATCGAGGATGCCGCCGGCGCCAAGGAGGCGACCGCGATCGGCCGCGTGCCGACCTTGAATCGCGGCGTCGAGCTGCGCGATGTCTCGATGGCCTTCGGCAGCAAGCGGGTGGTCGATCACGCTTCCTTCACCGTGACCGCGGGCGAGGTGACCGCGGTCATCGGCGCATCCGGCGCCGGCAAGACGACGCTGGTCGATCTCATCCTCGGCCTGCACCAGCCGACCGGCGGCGAGATCCTGATCGACGGCGAGCCGCTGCCTTCGATCGACGTGATGAAGTGGCGCATGATGGTGGGCTATGTGCCGCAGGAGCTCCTGCTCTATCACGACACGATCATGGCGAACGTGACCCTGGGCGAGCCCAGCTTCACGCGCGAGGATGTCGAACGGGCGCTGAAGCAGGCCGGGGCCTGGGGCTTCGTCTCGGCCTTGAGCGACGGCATCGACCATGTCGTCGGCGAGCGCGGCGGATTGCTCTCCGGCGGCCAGCGGCAGCGCATCGCCATGGCCCGCGCGCTGATCCACAAGCCTCAGCTGCTGATCCTCGACGAGGCCACCAGCGCCCTCGATCCGGTGACCGAGGCGGAGATCGTCCGCAATGTGCGCGAGCTCTCGAACGACAGCGGCATCACGGTGCTCTCGATCTCGCACCAGCCGGCCTGGATGACGGTCGCCGACAAGGTGATCCGGGTCCAGGACGGCATCGTGAGCGAGGCGACGCCCGCCTCGCTGACCAAGCTCGCGGCGCGCTGA
- a CDS encoding mitochondrial fission ELM1 family protein, which produces MSRSPTAPLPAPNATMPPQDFESRASTPAELSQTPVVWLLLSDKTGDNAQLQVVADALPWPSLAKRVQVRPEYADAKPRVAASVHHIDPARSDPLEAPWPDLVITIGRRMSMVALWIKEQSQGRTRIALIGPPKRMLDRFDLAVASVQYRLAPRPNLLRINFPLQRIDKAAIAAEAEAWRQELAPLPRPLIAVMVGGRTKAVRFDAEVARQLATGIAEMAARENGTLIVTTSRRTPDAVIAVLETMLPPGSILHRWTPGGGRNPYRALLGLADRFVVTSDSVSMLMEIGRLGKPLAIYPLPLSSWLGGGFLAVGLQKILPLRLARKLRRLIAEIGARAGAVGHDRDLTAIHRLMIKEGHAVWFGDPFPRQNRPLPDELAPVAARIRELMKKG; this is translated from the coding sequence ATGTCCCGTTCGCCGACCGCTCCCTTGCCCGCTCCCAACGCCACCATGCCGCCGCAGGATTTCGAGAGCCGCGCTTCGACCCCGGCGGAGCTGTCGCAGACGCCCGTCGTCTGGCTGCTCCTGTCGGACAAGACGGGCGACAACGCCCAGCTCCAGGTCGTGGCCGACGCGCTGCCCTGGCCGAGCCTCGCCAAGCGGGTCCAGGTCCGGCCGGAATATGCCGACGCCAAGCCGCGGGTGGCGGCTTCGGTCCACCATATCGATCCGGCCCGCTCCGATCCGCTCGAGGCGCCCTGGCCGGATCTCGTCATCACCATCGGCCGGCGCATGTCGATGGTGGCGCTCTGGATCAAGGAGCAGTCGCAGGGCCGCACCAGGATCGCGCTCATCGGCCCGCCCAAGCGGATGCTCGACCGGTTCGATCTGGCGGTCGCGTCGGTGCAGTATCGGCTGGCGCCGCGTCCCAACCTGCTGCGGATCAATTTCCCGCTGCAGCGCATCGACAAGGCGGCCATCGCCGCCGAGGCGGAGGCGTGGCGCCAGGAGCTCGCGCCCCTGCCCCGCCCCCTGATCGCGGTCATGGTCGGCGGCCGCACCAAGGCGGTGCGCTTCGATGCGGAGGTGGCCCGCCAGCTGGCGACCGGCATCGCCGAGATGGCGGCCCGTGAGAACGGAACTTTGATCGTCACCACCAGCCGGCGGACGCCCGACGCGGTCATCGCCGTGCTGGAGACGATGCTGCCGCCCGGCTCCATCCTGCATCGCTGGACCCCCGGCGGCGGTCGCAATCCCTATCGCGCGCTGCTGGGCCTGGCGGATCGGTTCGTCGTCACCAGCGATAGCGTTTCCATGCTGATGGAGATCGGGCGCCTCGGCAAACCGCTCGCGATCTACCCCCTGCCGCTATCCTCATGGCTGGGCGGCGGGTTCCTCGCGGTCGGCCTGCAGAAGATTCTGCCCTTGCGCCTGGCCCGCAAGCTGCGCCGGCTCATCGCCGAGATCGGCGCGCGCGCCGGTGCCGTCGGGCATGACCGCGATCTGACCGCGATCCATCGGCTCATGATCAAGGAAGGCCATGCGGTCTGGTTCGGCGATCCCTTCCCGCGCCAGAACCGGCCGCTGCCGGACGAGTTGGCGCCGGTGGCGGCGCGAATCCGGGAGCTGATGAAGAAGGGCTAG
- a CDS encoding FkbM family methyltransferase, whose protein sequence is MKIVTDGRRWPPSPWRKIQIGFARWARDALRPDVEIQAEGKTYRFQCEGKRDLRRCMSALVKEAGTCAWIVSEVRPGEVFYDIGANIGLYTVMAAQQVGAEGRVYAFEPHGANFARLVDNIAVNDLAGIVSPCSFALNDRSGLIPFNYISLMTGTSNSQLGSLRDGEEQEFRPALSEPKAAMAVDDLIDGQGFRMPHHVKLDVDGNELLILRGMTRTLMRADKPRSIQIEMNLRGKAETLDFMSRHGYRLADRHYTRSGLKKIAVGGDPEAYAYNAIFHPQSA, encoded by the coding sequence GTGAAAATCGTAACCGACGGGCGCCGCTGGCCGCCCAGCCCATGGCGAAAGATACAGATCGGCTTCGCGCGTTGGGCGCGCGACGCGCTGCGCCCCGATGTCGAGATCCAGGCCGAGGGCAAGACCTATCGCTTCCAGTGCGAGGGCAAGCGCGACCTGCGCCGCTGCATGAGCGCGCTCGTCAAGGAAGCCGGCACCTGCGCCTGGATCGTCTCCGAGGTGCGCCCGGGCGAGGTGTTCTACGATATCGGCGCGAATATCGGCCTTTACACCGTCATGGCCGCGCAGCAGGTCGGCGCCGAGGGGCGCGTCTACGCCTTCGAGCCGCATGGCGCCAACTTCGCCCGGCTGGTGGACAATATCGCGGTCAACGATCTGGCCGGGATCGTCAGCCCCTGCAGCTTCGCGCTCAACGACCGCAGCGGCCTCATCCCCTTCAACTACATCTCGCTGATGACCGGCACCTCGAACAGCCAGCTCGGTTCGCTGCGGGACGGCGAGGAGCAGGAGTTCCGCCCTGCGCTCTCCGAGCCCAAGGCCGCGATGGCGGTCGACGATCTGATCGACGGCCAGGGCTTCCGCATGCCCCATCACGTCAAGCTGGACGTCGATGGCAACGAGCTCCTGATCCTGCGCGGCATGACCCGGACCCTGATGCGGGCCGACAAGCCGCGCTCGATCCAGATCGAGATGAATCTGCGCGGCAAGGCCGAGACCCTCGACTTCATGTCCCGGCACGGTTATCGCCTGGCGGATCGTCACTACACCCGCTCGGGGCTGAAGAAGATCGCCGTGGGCGGCGATCCGGAAGCCTACGCCTACAACGCGATCTTCCATCCGCAGTCGGCCTGA
- a CDS encoding outer membrane beta-barrel protein — MLTTSANGPASPNAPLILSANGVLLADAATSPSSSSSTPSGSSTTTSGSNASSEGYEEVPRDVTVRERQRPEVDALGVHLGGFYAYPSVRTSEIYNDNIFARPDHTDGDFITEVAPELSLQSNWNNHELNFDAGAAAGYYADHTGEDYVDYHFGTDGRLDVTRDDQLTGAFMYRREHEDRSSPDDRQGKFPTEYDLFRTEIGDQNRFGRFTVKIDGRLDRYNYFDVEAENGATINNDDRDRLSSLGSVTVSYEIVPDYEAYVRASYNRQDYDTDRDNEGFNRNSQGFETVAGLAIDLGGVTRADIFAGYQSQFYEDSAFDTVQGPSFGAALTWNVTGITTVTATLTRTLQETTTPGAAGYFATDAILNIDHELLRNLILNVYGGYSNRDYEGISRNDDLWLAGAGAEYLMNRYMSLEAKYRFDTRDSSESDEDYTRNLILLSLVLKL, encoded by the coding sequence ATGCTGACGACCAGTGCCAACGGCCCCGCTTCCCCGAACGCGCCCCTCATTCTCAGCGCGAACGGCGTGCTGCTGGCGGATGCCGCGACATCCCCGTCGAGCTCGTCCTCGACGCCCTCCGGCTCTTCGACGACGACATCGGGCTCGAACGCCTCGAGCGAGGGGTACGAAGAAGTGCCGCGCGACGTGACGGTGCGCGAGCGCCAGCGGCCAGAGGTCGATGCGCTGGGCGTGCATCTGGGCGGCTTCTATGCCTACCCCTCGGTGCGCACCTCCGAGATCTACAACGACAATATCTTCGCGCGGCCCGACCATACCGACGGCGACTTCATCACCGAGGTGGCGCCGGAGCTGAGCCTCCAGTCGAACTGGAACAATCACGAGCTCAATTTCGACGCGGGCGCCGCGGCCGGCTATTACGCGGATCATACCGGCGAGGACTATGTCGATTATCACTTCGGCACCGACGGCCGCCTCGACGTGACGCGCGACGATCAGCTCACCGGCGCCTTCATGTATCGCCGCGAGCACGAGGACCGGTCCTCGCCCGACGACCGCCAGGGCAAGTTCCCGACGGAATACGACCTCTTCCGGACCGAGATCGGCGACCAGAACCGTTTCGGCCGCTTCACCGTCAAGATCGACGGACGCCTCGATCGTTACAACTACTTCGATGTCGAGGCGGAGAACGGCGCCACCATCAACAATGACGATCGCGATCGCCTGTCGAGCCTGGGCAGCGTCACCGTCAGCTACGAGATCGTGCCGGATTACGAGGCCTATGTCCGCGCCTCCTACAACCGCCAGGACTACGATACTGACCGGGACAACGAAGGCTTCAACCGCAACTCGCAGGGCTTCGAGACGGTGGCGGGCCTGGCGATCGACCTGGGCGGCGTGACCCGCGCCGACATCTTCGCCGGCTACCAGTCGCAGTTCTACGAGGACTCCGCCTTCGACACCGTCCAGGGTCCCAGCTTCGGCGCGGCGCTGACCTGGAACGTGACCGGCATCACCACCGTTACCGCTACCCTGACCCGGACGCTGCAGGAGACCACGACGCCCGGCGCCGCCGGCTATTTCGCGACCGACGCCATCCTCAACATCGACCACGAGCTGCTACGCAACCTGATCCTCAATGTCTATGGCGGCTACAGCAACCGGGACTATGAGGGCATCAGCCGAAACGACGACCTGTGGCTCGCCGGCGCCGGCGCCGAATATCTGATGAACCGCTACATGTCGCTCGAGGCGAAGTACCGGTTCGATACGAGAGACTCGAGCGAAAGCGATGAGGACTACACCCGCAACCTGATCTTGCTCAGCCTCGTTCTCAAGCTCTAA
- a CDS encoding phosphatase PAP2 family protein, with protein sequence MVDWQKAEGGRSLAASVELDKAFSRRLPPPDMLAVTLTVIGFFAIALVIARIWGIDFTFPRPGKIPGLDANYWAPPGIAAIAYLVIQLAGRQLIRRNRPSWAAFGRRLFDDYYLLALFIFVIYVHFNIKMWIPVVNPALYDAQYFAVDQALRPLIDLFAWIRAWGARIIPAVDIWYQAAFFAVFVLSFLTHSIGNRRWHYHNMIGLLLIEMVGPLSYLFAPAVGPFIFEQGPNRMATTAELTMYEVYKQVLAGGGAWVSENGGHYFAQPLAAMPSLHVGATFVIVYYSVVARQWVSPLAVLAFIWIVIESVVARWHYLVDLPVGLLLAVIVILVTNRLCRTRQAEIDRAGGLALAGRHG encoded by the coding sequence GTGGTGGATTGGCAGAAGGCCGAAGGCGGCCGCTCCCTGGCCGCATCCGTCGAGCTGGACAAGGCCTTCTCGCGGCGGCTGCCGCCGCCCGACATGCTGGCGGTCACGCTGACCGTGATCGGCTTCTTCGCCATCGCGCTCGTGATCGCCCGCATCTGGGGCATCGACTTTACGTTTCCCCGGCCCGGCAAGATTCCCGGTCTCGACGCGAACTACTGGGCGCCGCCCGGCATCGCCGCGATCGCCTACCTGGTCATCCAGCTCGCGGGCCGGCAGCTCATCCGCAGGAACCGGCCCTCCTGGGCCGCTTTCGGCCGGCGCCTCTTCGACGACTACTACCTGCTGGCGCTCTTCATCTTCGTCATCTATGTCCACTTCAACATCAAGATGTGGATCCCGGTCGTCAATCCGGCCCTCTATGACGCGCAGTATTTCGCGGTCGACCAGGCGCTGCGGCCGCTGATCGATCTCTTCGCCTGGATCCGCGCCTGGGGTGCCCGCATCATCCCTGCCGTCGACATCTGGTACCAGGCGGCCTTCTTCGCCGTCTTCGTGCTCTCCTTCCTGACCCATTCGATCGGCAACCGGCGCTGGCACTATCACAACATGATCGGCCTGCTGCTGATCGAGATGGTGGGTCCCCTGAGCTATCTCTTCGCCCCCGCCGTGGGTCCCTTCATCTTCGAGCAGGGCCCGAACAGGATGGCGACCACCGCCGAGCTGACCATGTACGAGGTCTACAAGCAGGTGCTGGCGGGCGGCGGCGCCTGGGTCTCGGAAAATGGCGGGCACTATTTCGCGCAGCCCCTGGCCGCGATGCCTTCGCTCCATGTCGGCGCCACCTTCGTCATCGTCTATTACTCGGTCGTGGCCCGGCAATGGGTCTCGCCGCTGGCGGTGCTTGCCTTCATCTGGATCGTGATCGAATCGGTCGTGGCGCGCTGGCACTATCTGGTCGACCTCCCGGTCGGGCTGCTGCTCGCGGTGATCGTGATCTTGGTCACCAACCGCCTTTGCCGCACCCGCCAGGCCGAGATCGACCGCGCCGGCGGCCTTGCGCTCGCAGGCCGACATGGCTGA